The Bacteroidota bacterium region GTGCTCCGCCTCGCCCGCGCCATCGACCGGATCAACGCCGCCATCGGCAAGGTGGCGTGCGGGCTGATGATCGCCCTCGTCGGCCTCGGGGCGCTGACGGCGCTCCTGCGCTACGCCGGGCGGCCGCTCGGGCTGTCGCTGACCTCGAACGCGTTTCTGGAGGGCCAGTGGTACCTCTTCAGTGCGGTCTTTCTGCTCGCCGCCGCGTGGGTGCTCCGCGAGAACGACCACGTCCGCGTCGACGTGCTCTACGGCCGCCTCGGGCCGCAGGGCCGGGCCTGGACCGACCTCCTCGGGACGCTCCTCTTCCTGCTCCCCTTCTGCGGGCTGATGCTGTGGGCGACATGGCCGAGCGTCGCCGAGTCGTGGGCCGTGCGCGAGGTCTCGCCCGACCCCGGCGGGCTGCCGCGCTACCCGGTCAAGGCGCTCGTCCCGGTCGCGTTCGTGCTGCTCCTGCTGCAAGGCATCGCCGAGATCATCAAGGTGGCGGCACGCCTGCGGAGCGGTAGCACCCCGCCGGAGTCCCACGCAGCCGAGGGGGCCTGAGATGAGGCCGGGAGTCCGGGTGGTTGGGAGTGCGGGAGTAGGTTCATCCCCACCGCATGCTCATCCCCATACCCGCACCCGCCCACCCGCCCACACCCGAATCCCGTGACGGCCGACCTCCTCGGGCCGCTGATGTTCGCGGCGGCGCTGCTCCTGATCTTCAGCGGCTACCCCGTCGCCTTCGCCCTCGGCGGGACCGCACTCGGGTTCGCCCTCCTCGGGGTCGAGTTCGGGTTCTTCGACTGGCCCTACCTCCTCGCGCTCGGCGACCGAACGTTCGGGGTGATGTCGAACGCGATCCTGCTGGCGGTCCCGTTTTTCATCTTCATGGGGACGATGCTGGAGAAGAGCCGCCTCGCCGAGGACCTCCTGACGACGATCGGCGCGCTCTTCGGCCGCATGCGCGGCGGGCTGGCCTTCGCCGTTGTGTTCGTCGGCGCGCTCCTGGCGGCGGCGACGGGCGTGGTCGGCGCGAGCGTCGTGGCGATGGGGATGATCTCGCTCCCGGTGATGCAGCGCTACGGCTACGACGCGGCGCTCTCGACCGGCGTCATCACGGCCTCGGGCACGCTCGGGCAGATCATCCCGCCGAGCGTGGTCCTGATCGTCCTCGCCGACCAGCTCGGGGTGTCCGTCGGCGACCTCTTTGTCGGGGCCCTCATGCCCGGCCTGCTGCTGGCCGGGCTGTACGCGCTCTACATCGTCGGCGTCTCCGTCCTCAAGCCCGAGGCTACGCCTGCCCTCCCGCCGGAGGCACGCCGCGAGCGCGGGGCGGCGCTCCTCGGCCGCGTCCTCAAGGTGATGCTCCCGCCGCTGGTCCTCATCGTCGTCGTCCTCGGTAGCATCTTCGCCGGCATCGCCACCCCGACCGAGGCCGGCGCGCTCGGGGCCGTCGGCGCCACCCTCCTCGCGCTCGTCAACCGGCGGCTGACGCGGTCGGCGCTGTGGGAGACGGCCAAGACGACGACGCTCCTCACGACGATGGTCGTCTTTCTGCTGATCGGGAGCACGGCCTTCGCACTCGTCTTCCGAGGCCTCTACGGCGACCTCTGGATCGAGGACCTGCTCACGAGCCTGCCCGGCGGCGTGATCGGGCTGCTCGTCGTGGCGAACCTCGTGATCTTCGTGCTCGGCTTCTTCATCGACTTCTTCGAGATCGCCTTCATCATCATCCCGCTCCTCGCGCCCGCCGCCGCTCTCCTCGGGGTCGACCTCGTGTGGTTCGGGGTGATGGTGGGGATGAACCTCCAGACCTCGTTCCTCACCCCGCCGTTCGGGTTCGCGCTGTTCTACCTCCGCGGCGTCGCCCCGCCCGAGATCAAGACGACGGACATCTACCGGGGCGTACTCCCGTTCATCGGCATCCAACTCGTTGGGCTGCTGCTGATCATCCTCTTCCCCGAACTCGTGACGGGACTGCTCGACTGACCCAGGGCCCGCCGCCCGACACGTCGGGATTATTCCCTGACGAAAAGCAGGGCGTCCCCCCCACCTCGCGGCTTGCGTTCTGTAGGCGTCTCCTTTTGGAGAATGTCATCCCTACAAAACAATTCAGACAGGTATTCCCCATGAGTGGAGTTATCGGAACGCCCAACCCGGACCGCGCCCCCCGGGCCGACGCTGCCTACGAGCACCGGCGTCACGCCGGCAGCCGCGCCGGAGAGCGCGGAGCCGTCCGCACGAACGCCAACGACGAGGAGGTCGCCTACGGCGACACGTTCGCGGCCAACTATCACAAGAGCCTACCCCACGACGCCGATGGCTTCGTCGACCCCGACGCCTACCGCGACTTCGTCGAGGCCCTGCTCAGCCAGGACCATCGCCGGTTCGAGGGGGTCCTGGCCG contains the following coding sequences:
- a CDS encoding TRAP transporter small permease subunit, whose translation is MLRLARAIDRINAAIGKVACGLMIALVGLGALTALLRYAGRPLGLSLTSNAFLEGQWYLFSAVFLLAAAWVLRENDHVRVDVLYGRLGPQGRAWTDLLGTLLFLLPFCGLMLWATWPSVAESWAVREVSPDPGGLPRYPVKALVPVAFVLLLLQGIAEIIKVAARLRSGSTPPESHAAEGA
- a CDS encoding TRAP transporter large permease subunit: MTADLLGPLMFAAALLLIFSGYPVAFALGGTALGFALLGVEFGFFDWPYLLALGDRTFGVMSNAILLAVPFFIFMGTMLEKSRLAEDLLTTIGALFGRMRGGLAFAVVFVGALLAAATGVVGASVVAMGMISLPVMQRYGYDAALSTGVITASGTLGQIIPPSVVLIVLADQLGVSVGDLFVGALMPGLLLAGLYALYIVGVSVLKPEATPALPPEARRERGAALLGRVLKVMLPPLVLIVVVLGSIFAGIATPTEAGALGAVGATLLALVNRRLTRSALWETAKTTTLLTTMVVFLLIGSTAFALVFRGLYGDLWIEDLLTSLPGGVIGLLVVANLVIFVLGFFIDFFEIAFIIIPLLAPAAALLGVDLVWFGVMVGMNLQTSFLTPPFGFALFYLRGVAPPEIKTTDIYRGVLPFIGIQLVGLLLIILFPELVTGLLD